The sequence aatagatggatagatcaTTTACCATAAACTAAGATCATAGCGACATGTTGTTGTACCAATATATGAGATAAGTATTATCATATTCTATGCATGATTATTACGACGAAGATCCAACGTCTATATACAAATGTTTtcaaagagaaaagaaaaaaacCCTAAACAACTCGAAATCAAAGACTAAATATCAAATTTACTACCATTTCAAACTACTACATTCGATTAAATTCCTTCCTTATCCTTTCTTTAAGAGCTTATTCGCTTGCTTACTCTCGGTGGTAAACATCTTTGGGAGAAACACCACCTTGTCCTCGTTTAACGCTAAACCGAAAACAACAGTCAGCTCTCGTTCTCATTCCGAAcgagatcaactcacttttgTCGTCCCCATGCCTTGATTCGGATACTTGAGATCTCGATGAATCCAGAGGTAGCGGTAGGCTCGAAACCACCCATCTCGTCCATGGAGGAGAACTTGGCATCGTAAAGACCCTCATCGGCATCTCGTCCTTCTACAATGACGTTACCCTTGTACAACTTCAATCGGACCAAACCGTTGACAGTCTTCTGAGAAGCGGGGATAGCGGCAGTGACGAATTCTCTCTCgggtgagaagaagaaaccgtTGTACAAGATTTGAGAAAGTTGAGTGGTGATGAATTGATCTCGTAAAGCTCGGACATTTCGATCCAAGGTCAAACCTTCCAAGTCCATGTGAGCTACTCGAAGGATGGTAGCGGCAGGGGACTCGTAACAACCTCGAGATTTTACACCGATGAATCGGTTCTCTACGATATCAATTCGTCCAACACCATGTCGTCGAGCAAGGGCATTGAGAGTGAGGAAGATGTCGACGGCGTCGGTGACTTCCTTCTTGTCGGCAGGGAAAGTGACCTTTACTGGGAGACCTTTGGAGAATTCAATGTGGACTTGTTCGGGAGTCTCAGGGGCTTTCTGAGGAGAGGTGGTGAGCTTCCACATGTCATCGGGAGGAGTTTGGTTGGGGTCTTCGAGGATACCAGCTTCGTAAGAGATGTGGAAAAGATTCTCATCTGTAACATGTGTTAGCTGAGTTCGCCTCGAAGAAAAGAAGCAGAGGTAGCTCACCGGTTGACCATGGTTTAGCGGCAGTCTGGGTTACTGGGATACCGTTCTTGGCAGCGTATTCGAGGAGAGCTGATCGACCGGCGAATCGCTCGTAGAATTCTATGTGTTTATATATGAGCCATACTGCAACAAAAGTAGGCCACAAGGTTGAAGCTTACCAGGTAATCGCCAAGGAGCAATGACCTTGATGTTGGGTGCGAGACCGTAGAAGGCAAGTTCAAATCGGACTTGGTCGTTACCCTTTCCGGTACAACCGTGAGAGACGTAGTCACATCCTTCCTTGACGGCAGCCTCGATCATACCTCGGGCGATGACAGGTCGAGCGAGGGAGGTACCGAGGAGGTAGACGTTCTCGTAAATGGCGTTACATTGGACGGCGGCTGCAACGACGAATTATAAGCTATGTTGTAAGTGTGGTCGAGGAACAGAGAGATTAGCTTACGGTAAATGAGCTCCTCAACGAATTCTCGCTTCAAGTCAGCAAGGTGGAAGCCGACAGCACCACATTTGAGAGCTTTAGCTCGAGCAGCTTCGAAATCCTACGCAATGATCATttgatcaggatcagatgattAAGACGAAATTTTCTGCAACCGAGAACTCGCTTACCTCTTCTTGACCAACATCAGCCATGTAAGCTACGACTTCGTAACCTTGCTCAATAAGCCAAAGGAGGATACACGAAGTGTCTAGAGTGGATTGCAAGCAAACAGACAAAATGACGTGAGCTAATTTGCTCTGCAACTTATACTGGGTGGGCAAGGTGAGAGGGTGACTCACCAAGACCACCAGAGTAGGCGAGGATGACCTTGCCCTTCTTTTCACCGGAAGCGACCATTTCGAATTTATGGAAGATAAAGCTGCATAACATGTACAAAACACAATAACAAATAAAAGGTAGATCATCCAACGTTCGACGAGAAGAGAGACCAGATAGAGAGGATaagaaaaagagatcaaacgTCAGCGATATTACTTTTATTTTGTGATTTGACATGATATGCGGtgtatggaagagaagagtcAGACATCCAAGGAAGAAAAAAACTTCAATTTAGCATCGCCTAAtttctccaatctcaatctaccGACTGCTCGGTCCCTTCAATCGACAATCTAGTCGTCCCGAAGGATTTTCGAATGAGGATTTCGGGGTGAGCCCAAAGTCGAGGAATTCCCAACAACGCTCAACGAGAGGTTCAACTCGGAACGAAGAGGAACTACAACTCAGTCATGGAAGTGGAAAAAGActgaaaagaaagaaggaacaaACTCCCCGCGAAAGGAGGACGCGTTCAGTGGAAACTGCGTATGGTTTTAAAAAACATTTCATCATAGAGAGTGAAGGTGGAACAGGGTGAGGCGAGGTGTGATGTAAGAGAGCGTAAGAGATATAGATGACTTACAGAGAATACGAAAACGAAAGTAAAGAACGGTTTCTGTTTTCGACAAAACAAGCTGGAGGTCAGCACAAGCCATTTCATCCAAAACTTTCATTCAAGGAGCTTCGAATTGAGATGAAGTGATCAGACAAGGGCGCTGGCAGGCGCCAATAGCCCGTCTTCCTTGTTTgcacaaagaagaaggggatcCAGACACACTCCCGCGAAGGAGGGTCCTAACTCGTTCGCCATGGTCGATTAGACGGGGAGAGAATAGAAGGTCATCACGTCGAGATTGGGGCGGTAAGATTGCAGAAGGGGGATGTGGGGAGAAGGAGTagcaagaagatgaagatggaactcaccaaagaagaaCCTGTTCCAAGAATGTTTCTGATTTACgttgaaggagaaagagagagaaggaagaagggaagatagcTATCAAAATATTTATCCCTTCCCTTGCCAATCCAAAATTCTTGAATTTCAGATTGACTCGGTTGAGAGGAGAGCTAACGGTTAGTGCGGCAATTCCGGATGACCCCGAGTGTGGCACTCTTAAGCGGTGGAGGCAGACCACACAGATGATCTCGGAATGCATCGTAGCTCGCTGACGACTACTGGCATagatgaaagtgagatcGAGGGATATATGCACAACTTGCTTGTATTTCATAAACTGCTGGTGGACAATTGACAAAATCATAAGTCTTAAGCAATCATCATGCCTGCACCACCGTTCGGAACAGCTTCAGCATACACCGATTCCTTTCCCTCATCGCCACCTCGGCAGGTTACCGTCACGGCGGAAACATGTTTCAACCTATCTGTGTTCCGAGGTGAGTATTCCATAACATCCATATACAGAACCAAACTGAGCCAGAGACAAAGTGGATTCATAtgattgatactgtatgatctCACATAGATATCGTCCGACAATATCGTAAATTGGACGATCAAATTATAATCCGACTGAATcgagctcaagctcaactccgagatcaagatcgattaggatcaggatcaggagtGGCACATATGAATGGATCGGAGGGGATGTGCGCAAAGATATGGACTGAAATAATGGGTGGGTCAATTCAACTCtgttatcatcaccatgaAGGATGGTGgattagctgatcatgattggTCGATGAGTTTAGCTGGCTGGGTACATCGTCAGACCTTGTTAACGTATTGTTCAACAACCGTCAAAGATAGTGTGAGCAGCAaaattcaagttgatcaggATCCCAAGGTCAATACACCGAGATGGGAGAGGGGTataaaagaggaagaagtattggTGGGTCACATCTTTATGTACGAATGGTACTCTCACCGCAGAGCTCACCAAGGATCGATGCGATGTAACAGGCCGATCAGCTAGAAAGTGAGGAAAGTATAGAAGCTATCATACGTAAAAGGACGCTGGATGGTAagtccatcttcaatctaATCAGTATATCTTACGGTCTTCCATACAGCGTATCGGGATTGAGTAGCTTGTTGATACGTCTTTGCCACTCCCTCAGCATTCAAATCACGTTGtccattcttctctcctccctcATCCGACCAGACAAGTAAACAATGGTGGGATTTAGCAGACCACGGTAAGAAAGGTAGAGGTCCAGATATAGTCAATTAGTCATTCAACTCATTCACGAACAAactcccatctcatcaggtatatcattcCATGTTGTATTTCTATTATGAGTATACggatcaaggatgaaataTCAGATTGAAAACTCATCATGCATACatatttatatatatttatatgTATActtgttatatatatacttgaatcatcatgatacataTTCAATTTCATTAGTACAATGACGAATTGTCTAGACATGTAGATCATTAGGGTGTCTTCTGACAGTGGACTAAGAAAAATAAAAAGGAAACGACCTTCAACTGAAAGATCTGAGAAAGAACTTCACATGTTAATCAGAATCAATATTAATCGCCTGGTCTGGCGTCTGTCCTGATTCTTCCCCCACTCCTACACCCCTGGTTCgaccaccatcatcctttctATTCTTCTTATGCAAATTACCGCCAAGGGCGTTATTGGATGTCGATCGATTTCGTTTAGTCGGTACCGAGTTCTGATTTTGTAAAGCTGTTTTCCTTCGATCTTTCGTACTATAGGTGATGGGAGATCTAATCTTTGGCGGCAGATCTTCCacttgctcttcttcttcctccgacGAACGACCGGCAGGTGGCTGAGAACGTCGACGAGATCTGGTCGGTCCCCTAAAGGCTGAGAAGAAAttcttatcctcttcttctcctccttctacttcctcctgctcctcctcttttgAGGTATCGTCCGAATCGACTATCATCTGATTGCCATCCTTAGCTCCATTGTGATCTTTTTTCATTCCAGGGAACGAGTCGGATGCGATGGTTTGTCTAGATTTGTGTCCTTGAGGTACACCCTTTCCCAAATTGGCAAATGGACTAGCTCCTaatgtatcatcatccataccaACAAAAACGccatgatcatgattttCACTCTCTGAAAAGGCTAAATCCAGAGCTGCAGCTACTCTAGAACTAGAAGCAGGAGTGATTTCCGAAATTTCCTGTAGTGGGTTTCGTTTCGGTCGAAGGTGATCTATTTCCCTTAATCTattttctctctcttccgaTTCTCTAGTCCTAAGCCTATTATCGGCAGTAGCATCGTGCTCTGTTTGTTCATACTGCGTTATCCTCTGGTTCACCGTTCCAACTTGAATCGAGTTTCTTCCAGGGGTTTTCGCCGTTCGACTAGGATTAGGGGGAAAATGTCGAACGGGAACATCTTTTGCAGGTGATTTTGAACTCCTAGTAGTTGAAGTAGCAGAAAGTTGACGTTGACGCAATTCTGGGGCGATACTTCCCGTTCGACTCCGGGACCTACCCCGTCTTGTTTTGATATCAGGTGTCGGTGGTCTGGTCGCCCAGGTAGGACCTTTCTTGCTTGTGTTTGAAGCCCCGCGGGACATAGGTGGTGGCGGTGTCAGGCTTGCGCTCTTCTCAAGCTCAGTCGGAACCACCGGTTCGGTGGGTGTAGGAAAAGCACCAGGTATCAAATCTTCGGGTGCAGTTGAAGATGTATCAGCCACAAGAGGAAATTGTGAAGCTCCGATTGCAGTGACAGATTCAGATTGTGAAGTGTCGATAATTCCTTCCATCGCCGTGCTTTGGTCCTGATTCGAGCTCGGGTTCGGCTCTTCACCTTGCTTCTCATCGGACTTGGAACCTTGACTTATCTTATAATGATCCGCAAGACTACCCAGTGTTGCCGCCCATTCGGTTCGCAGACCTTCTGTATCGTCTTTCCTCCAAGCCCTATTCATTTCATTCACCCATGGCTCGCGTTCAGGTGtattggagaaaggtggGCGTCGCTGCAGAATTCAATTCGTCTCAATGTCCGTCTTACCGATACGGCAAGAAAGGGAGTTCCTGGAAACTTACCTGGACGAATTTCAATACCTCCACAGGATTCTGTAGCAGTTGTTTGGCATAATGGACCACAAACAGACCACAATCGGAGAAGTTGCCTTGTTGAGGGACCTATTCATTCACTGTCAGTGACACCTCACCTAGACCAAATACCCGCAGACAGTACGACGTACCTTAGCTTCATGGTATAGAGCATCCATCGGCTCGTATTCTATACCCTTCTTATCCCTCGCTTCGTACTTGAGCCACTGATTCAGTTGGGTACCAACGGCCTTATGAGGTCCGCCGAGAGAATCGAGGGTGAGTATCCAGGTACTATACATATAACACTTAAGCTCACCACGCGCTATGAGTATATTGAGCGGTAAACTTACTCTTGACTACCTATGATCTGGGCATAAGGTCGAGCCTGTGTCTTCTTCGTTTGAGTTTCACCGGCAGTTTCACCGGCAGGTTCCTGCGATGCATTACGAATCTGATTGTTCTGTTCTTGTACCGCCATCATGGTGGGCGTTAAGATCGGAGCTCCTCCACCGACAAAATCAACGTCTTCCTCTTGCCCATGCTCCGAGCtgatatccatcttctcaacaCCATTTGATACCTGGCTCACACGGAGATCagatctttctccttctccacctccatcACTGATGCAATCTAATGGGTCATGTGACACCATCGAAATATCTTTGgtcccctcttcatccttatCCGTACTAGTTGGTGGTCGAGTGAATCTGGCTGATAGGGGTTTGTTTGGCCCTGGAGTAGGATGGCGGGATGAGTGCTCCTCCGTATCACTATTGAGGTCACTCAGATCTGAGTCAGTCACTCTTGATGGATCGGCCGTTCTCAgttgatcatcgacattGGCTGCATCTTCCCCATCGTGTTCGCTGGCAGTAGCTCGAGTTGTTGGTTGAGGTATTTCCGATACTAAGTCATCGTCTATAGGTTTGGGTCGGAGGATACCACTGGGATTGATAATCACAGCTAAGTACCAATGGTAGCTGTTATTGTTCTTTTCAGCTTTACTTCCAATTGCAGAAATGGAAAAAGCTAGACTCACTTCTCGTTGATTGGAATTACCACAAAATCCTTGCCAAAGATGTCTTTCCCTTTGCTCCATTTCTTGACAGATTCGTATCCTGGCCATAAAGTCTCGCCTTTCTGGGGCCTATATACGGTATCAGTTTGGGATGTACTTCATACATGAAGATGGAATCTATACTGACTTTTTAGCCTTGTTGGACAACCTCTCGTAGAAGAATGAGTTGAATAGATGCACTTGATCCcttcgctcctcctccagctgaaACAATACATGCCTATAATATCAAAGCCAATTTTAGCACTTCCCTGTAGCTATTTGAGCAAGAGATACACACCTCAATCCAAACTCGAGCAACGTATCATTCAAGAAATCATCCGTCTCTATACGTTGAGCATCTCCTATAGTGATATTTACATCCGCTCGACCGGTAGTTGGATAGGGGAACAACCTGAACCACGCTCACATTAGACGTCTAGGTATCATGTTACGAGGAATACTCACAATTCATTGCGATCACCAATGAACCGCGACGGTTTGCTGGGTCTAGCTACAATGCTATTTTCTGGTTGTTCAGTATCCGAGTCCTCCAGATCGTGTACAGCCTTTGCCGTGTTTCGTATACTGCGACGTGGCTGGGGCTTAGGTGCCGGTGGACTGGTGATAAGTCGAGTGAGCGACTTCCGTAGCGAGCAGGAGTAATCAACTTACAATTCCAGTTTCCTCTGAGTTGGATCGTCTTCTAGCTTGTCCTTACTGCCACTCTTAGGGGGACGTGAggactcttcatcttttgcCGATGATTTCCTGGGTCCTCTGGGTCGTAAGCCTGGTCCCTCTACCTCCGTTTGCAATTCAGCTTTCTGCTTCTGACGTCTCGCCTCGTCCGCCCGAGATCTAGTATCCCGCGATTGGATATTACAAGACAGTCGTAAAGTTTCGCATGCTCTCACACTGCGCGACAGCTTGTCAGCAATGGTCTtttgaaaggagagaagcgGCCAGTCTTACTCCAAAATATTTCGCTTCTTTTCCAAATGCACGAGATCCACCCCTAGAGCGTCGATAAGGGTTTTCGAACTTTCACCGGGtttgagagaaagacagaTACTTGGGGACCCGTCAATGGCTTGATCTATAATAGTGCGTGAGTCAATTAATTAGGACGATCACTCGAATTTGTCACCTACGATTTGCACTACCTCCAGCAGCTAACAGCTTCTCGATGCTCCTCTCGGCCACAGGCCTCACTGTTGACACCGTCAACATCATGAACGGACAATCCTTAGCGTTACATGTCTGGGAGCAACAATGTTCAGCCGTGATGTGCCGCAGGTATGCAGAGGGAACAgcctcactcacatcagccTGACTGACATCACTGAGATTGATATCCCACCATTCTCCTGATTGGCCTACAATACCAGAGACTATCACCGACTCGTTTTTGAGTTGCACAGCATTGACTTTGAGCCTCCGATCTGGGACGAGCCATGCCATTGTCACATCTGCACTGGCCTGCTCGGTATTTGGGCGGGGTGGATTCCGATGACTAAAGGCAGACGGTATGACATCCAGCGGTCTTGTCATTCGGTCTTTCAGGGGTGGTTTGACAGGTGTAGATTTCTAGAAGATCATATACACCACTAAGCTTTTGCATCCCTTGGTCGTATGAGGTATGGGGAAGTGACTCACCTGCGCCTGCTTCAATGAGACTTTCCCATCCTTGCCCTGCATTCTGCTGACCTTAGgctttcttccaattttCTCGCCCGATCGACTTATCGTATTATTGATCACGGACATTTGCCACCGATTTGACGACTTGTGCTTCGGGGCTTGTCCTTTGAATGTTCCATCCGGtggatcttcatcgtcatcggGAACCACATGTACTTCCCGTTTATTCATATCTGCTTTGTATATCCCATCTGGATTTCTGATAGGATCCAATTTCGGTTCCGGTTGCAATGGCAGACCAGGACCAGAACCTTTCGTAGGACTGCTGTTCCCATGATATCCattatctctcatcttctcttttccttttccagTAGATGGCTGTTGAGGTGATCGTAGGTTATAAGCTTGAGCTGACCTATTTGTATAATCGGTACCGGATCCTCGTCGatgatctgaagaagaaggtttatGGGGTGATATACTCCCTCGATCATGAGGTGTTGTTTTTTggacttcatcatctgattcgGCACCTTCTAGTAAGTCTATCACCTTAGAGTGCTCCGGCGTGCGAAGGTCATTCTTTGATTTGAATGGCGATGATGTCTGTTTCACATCTCTTGATGGACCAGCACGAGGGGTCGATGAAGCATCAGGAGGGGGatataggtgaagaggaacTTGCTGACGTGGACGAAGATCAACTTGTGGTCGTTGCTGTCCTGTATAACTGATAGGATGTGATTTTCCACCGAGCTGCTGTCGACTTTGATTGACTTCTTGAGTGGTGTGCCGTGAACTTCTTGTTGAGGGCGAAACGCCAACACCAGCTCCTTTCTTATTCATGTTGTT comes from Kwoniella mangroviensis CBS 8507 chromosome 2, whole genome shotgun sequence and encodes:
- a CDS encoding argininosuccinate synthase; this translates as MVASGEKKGKVILAYSGGLDTSCILLWLIEQGYEVVAYMADVGQEEDFEAARAKALKCGAVGFHLADLKREFVEELIYPAVQCNAIYENVYLLGTSLARPVIARGMIEAAVKEGCDYVSHGCTGKGNDQVRFELAFYGLAPNIKVIAPWRLPEFYERFAGRSALLEYAAKNGIPVTQTAAKPWSTDENLFHISYEAGILEDPNQTPPDDMWKLTTSPQKAPETPEQVHIEFSKGLPVKVTFPADKKEVTDAVDIFLTLNALARRHGVGRIDIVENRFIGVKSRGCYESPAATILRVAHMDLEGLTLDRNVRALRDQFITTQLSQILYNGFFFSPEREFVTAAIPASQKTVNGLVRLKLYKGNVIVEGRDADEGLYDAKFSSMDEMGGFEPTATSGFIEISSIRIKAWGRQNVKRGQGGVSPKDVYHRE